Part of the Candidatus Methanogranum gryphiswaldense genome, CGTCATACTCGTAATAGTGATAAGCGTGACTGATTAGAGGCTCGAAAGACTTCTGATACTTGGTCTGTCCCGTGGCTCCCAGCGATGCTGCTGTACGTCCGTGGAAACCATTCAACGCAGATGCCACCTTCGAACGTCCGGTGTAACGGACAGCTACTTTGAGGGCGCCTTCGTTTGCCTCCGCCCCGCTGTTGACGAACAGACTGCGGTTAAGATTGCCGGGAGTGATACTTGCGATCTTCTCGGCCAGTATCACCTGCTCCTCAACATTGTAAAGATTGGATACGTGGATCAGTTTACCTACCTGGTCCTGTACTCTCGCCACCCATTCCGGGTGCGAATACCCAATAGCATTCACTGCGATACCAGCTACCAGATCCAGATATTTTTTTCCGGTGGTGTCGTAGAGATATACGCCTTCACCGTGTGTGAACGAAATATCGATGCGTCCGTAGTTCTGGAAAAGATACTTCTGACCTTCATTCTTTATCTCTTCGAATTTCATTATTGTCACTTCAATATTATTGTTCCGTGAGGGACATTTTTCATTATGTCCGTCACTATGCTTCTTTTATCCTTACCGTTGACCATGCGGACGACCTGTACTCCTGCGTTCAAAGCATTGCGACAGGCCTCCACCTTCGGTATCATTCCGCCCGAGATCACTCCCGAGGCTATGAGTTCATCCACTTCCTTCAGAGTGAGTTTGTCTATCTTTGATGACGGGTCATTGATGTCTGTGAGTATTCCAGGGACGTCGGTGATCGTTATCATCTCTTTGCATTTCACCCCGGCGGCAATACCAGATGCCATTGTATCGGCATTGACGTTCAGTTTATTTCCCAACGCATCCTTGCCGATCGGGTATATGACGGGGGTTATGCCGGCCTTCAGCAGGTCGAATATCGAATCGACATCGACATCGCTGACCTCTCCGACGAGCCCCAGATCGACTGTGACCTCCTGTCCGCCCTCCATCACAGTATACGGTGCCTTCTTCTCACAAAGAGTGAACGTGTATCCTGCACAACCCAGTGCCTGGATGGATGCCTCGATAAGGCATTCGACCACGTCCGCATTGAGTTTACGGAGCACATCTTCTGCAACGTCGAGAGCATCTGCATCAGTGACCCTCACACCGCCGACCTTCTTAGGGGTCATGCCTCTCCTCTCCATCTCCTCGGAGATCTCGGGACCTCCTCCGTGAACGAGGATTATCTTGGCACCGTCATGTATGAGCTGGGCGATCTCGTTGGAGAGGCGCATCATGTCCTCCTTGCCACGTATCGCATTGCCACCGAACTTTAGGACGTAGATGTTCTTCATTCCTGACCCTCAGGTTGCATATTCCGCATTGATACGGACATAATCATAAGTGAGGTCACAGCCCCATCCAGTAGCTGATTCCTTTCCTATTCCCAGATCCAACAAGATGCATACTTCCTTGTTGTCCATGGCCAT contains:
- the argB gene encoding acetylglutamate kinase, which codes for MKNIYVLKFGGNAIRGKEDMMRLSNEIAQLIHDGAKIILVHGGGPEISEEMERRGMTPKKVGGVRVTDADALDVAEDVLRKLNADVVECLIEASIQALGCAGYTFTLCEKKAPYTVMEGGQEVTVDLGLVGEVSDVDVDSIFDLLKAGITPVIYPIGKDALGNKLNVNADTMASGIAAGVKCKEMITITDVPGILTDINDPSSKIDKLTLKEVDELIASGVISGGMIPKVEACRNALNAGVQVVRMVNGKDKRSIVTDIMKNVPHGTIILK